One Pseudocalidococcus azoricus BACA0444 genomic window carries:
- the glyQ gene encoding glycine--tRNA ligase subunit alpha has product MNFQAVIGTLHQFWGERGCLIAQAYDIEKGAGTKSPHTFLRALGPEPWAVAYVEPCRRPGDGRYGENPNRYQYYYQYQVLIKPSPDTIQEVYLDSLRALGIKPEEHDIRFVEDNWEDAAVGAWGTGWEVWLDGMEVTQFTYFQQCGGLDCRPVSIEITYGLERLTMYLQEVDAIAKIQWNQDLTYGDVHLQGEIEQSTYNFEAANPEMLFTLFNLYQTEAEQLIARKLVLPGLDYVLKCSHTFNLLDARGVISVAERTRYIGKIRHLARQVAQLYLEQRQALGFPLLTPS; this is encoded by the coding sequence GTGAACTTCCAGGCCGTGATTGGAACCTTGCATCAATTTTGGGGAGAGCGGGGTTGCTTGATTGCCCAGGCCTATGACATTGAAAAAGGCGCGGGGACGAAAAGTCCACATACCTTTTTGCGAGCCTTGGGACCGGAACCTTGGGCCGTGGCCTATGTTGAACCCTGTCGGCGGCCGGGAGATGGACGGTATGGCGAAAATCCCAACCGTTATCAGTACTACTACCAATATCAAGTTCTGATTAAGCCCTCACCGGACACCATTCAGGAGGTTTATTTAGATTCACTGCGGGCCTTGGGCATTAAACCCGAAGAACATGATATTCGCTTTGTCGAGGATAACTGGGAAGATGCGGCGGTGGGGGCCTGGGGCACAGGTTGGGAGGTTTGGCTGGATGGGATGGAAGTGACCCAATTTACCTATTTTCAACAATGTGGGGGGTTGGATTGTCGTCCGGTTTCCATTGAAATTACCTATGGACTGGAACGTTTAACCATGTATTTGCAAGAGGTGGATGCCATCGCCAAAATTCAGTGGAATCAAGACCTAACCTATGGGGATGTGCATTTACAGGGAGAAATTGAGCAATCCACCTATAACTTTGAAGCTGCCAACCCAGAGATGCTGTTTACTTTGTTTAACCTATACCAAACGGAAGCAGAACAACTGATTGCCCGGAAGTTAGTCCTACCCGGCCTGGATTATGTCCTCAAATGCTCCCACACCTTTAATTTGCTCGATGCAAGGGGGGTTATTTCTGTGGCGGAACGGACTCGCTACATTGGTAAAATTCGACACTTAGCCCGGCAGGTGGCCCAACTCTACTTAGAGCAACGCCAAGCATTAGGCTTTCCCCTCCTAACTCCCTCCTGA